One window of Sphingobium sp. HWE2-09 genomic DNA carries:
- a CDS encoding TraC family protein translates to MRAPGTRHGGGMTFERLRQSVSRDAYSDFLPMVAWVEGEDAFLCIDDGWGQAWELIPSAYLFAHVHQALLGLLNIHFAPGTVVQLHCFADPLIDDALDAFLDLKSRPDPLIQASARRTRDYLREGTQGLDALHGIPLRNFRLLLSIKTRKPLGADLRRQIEEQLSKLGITRLAPEALVTFYRRIFNGVFSAAPGVFARGSDDMPARPVRKQLIDAGPDLVFDGPELFLGDQVARCLTPKSPARRVTAERCNRLLGGMRGASEDSDQIGGPFLYTLNILFDHSSFEIHKRAQILSAQKAAGSFAVEVGKQIEEIGWVLDEAGNSRFVSVIPVIWVFGHDSAQAREMAARAKRLWESEPLPWMMQEESYLNPVLLPMALPFGFYPDRRTVRMLERDLPMPAKAAALLAPVQTDFRGGGRPALLYAGRKGQLITLDLFDPRINNYNFIVSAESGAGKSFLLNNLCQQYYAQGALIRIIDIGGSYAKLCTLCSGRYIDIGEEHLVLNPFDMGFALDGDDRQSAISMAVAIVAEMANAATRKGVSTSEWNLLKSAVQWTIDSGRAEAGIDAVRDWLGAYPTYATSDLDKVDHLIPAARELAFNLRDFASSGAYGHYFNGPSTFDISADEFVVLELERLKAMPDLFNVIVMVVVNAVTQELYLSARDRPRFVLCDEAAQFMTRTDGQDLSRLAEVFGQGYRRARKYQGSFGVVLQSMNDLLLFGGTGQVILENAATRFLLQGSTYDRAVENKILDYSGFVLDLLKSVRNNKPNYSEVFIDSPLGLGIARLVVDPFSYWINTSAPQEVAAFEARLRRGMSPLEAVCDLAGVDPTEILGPSSSGEQL, encoded by the coding sequence ATGAGGGCGCCCGGCACCCGCCATGGTGGCGGCATGACCTTCGAGCGGCTGCGCCAGAGCGTCTCGCGCGATGCCTATTCGGATTTTCTGCCGATGGTCGCCTGGGTCGAGGGGGAGGACGCCTTCCTCTGCATCGACGATGGCTGGGGCCAGGCTTGGGAACTCATCCCCTCGGCCTATCTTTTCGCCCATGTCCATCAGGCGTTGCTGGGCCTCCTCAATATCCACTTCGCACCGGGCACCGTCGTCCAGCTCCACTGCTTTGCCGACCCGCTGATCGACGACGCGCTCGACGCTTTCCTCGATTTGAAATCCCGGCCCGATCCGCTGATCCAGGCTTCGGCGCGCCGGACCCGCGACTATCTGCGCGAAGGAACGCAGGGTCTCGATGCACTACACGGCATTCCGCTGCGCAATTTCCGGCTGCTGCTTTCGATCAAGACGCGCAAACCGCTTGGGGCGGACCTGCGGCGTCAGATCGAAGAGCAACTATCTAAGCTCGGTATCACCCGCCTCGCGCCCGAGGCGCTGGTCACCTTCTATCGCCGCATCTTCAACGGCGTGTTCTCGGCGGCTCCGGGGGTTTTCGCCCGAGGCAGCGACGACATGCCCGCGCGCCCGGTGCGCAAGCAGTTGATCGATGCCGGCCCGGATCTCGTCTTCGATGGACCCGAACTCTTCCTCGGCGATCAGGTTGCGCGATGCCTGACCCCCAAGTCCCCAGCCCGGCGCGTCACCGCCGAGCGCTGCAATCGGCTGCTGGGCGGCATGCGCGGCGCATCCGAGGATAGCGACCAGATTGGCGGCCCCTTCCTCTATACCCTCAACATCCTCTTCGATCATTCGAGCTTCGAGATCCACAAGCGCGCGCAGATCCTCTCCGCGCAAAAGGCAGCCGGCAGCTTTGCCGTCGAGGTAGGCAAGCAGATCGAGGAGATAGGCTGGGTCCTCGATGAGGCGGGCAACAGCCGCTTCGTCTCGGTGATCCCGGTCATCTGGGTCTTTGGCCACGACAGCGCGCAGGCCCGCGAGATGGCGGCGCGCGCCAAGCGCCTCTGGGAAAGCGAGCCTCTGCCCTGGATGATGCAGGAGGAGAGCTATCTCAATCCCGTCCTGCTGCCGATGGCGCTCCCCTTCGGCTTCTATCCCGATCGCCGCACGGTGCGGATGCTGGAGCGTGACCTCCCCATGCCCGCCAAGGCGGCGGCGCTGCTCGCGCCCGTGCAAACCGACTTTCGCGGCGGCGGCCGTCCGGCCCTCCTCTATGCCGGGCGCAAGGGCCAACTCATCACGCTCGATCTGTTCGATCCGCGCATCAACAATTATAATTTCATCGTCTCGGCTGAGAGCGGCGCGGGCAAGAGCTTCCTCCTCAACAACCTCTGCCAGCAATATTACGCCCAAGGCGCGCTCATCCGCATCATCGATATAGGCGGGAGCTACGCCAAGCTCTGCACGCTTTGCTCAGGCCGATACATCGATATCGGCGAGGAGCATCTCGTCCTCAACCCTTTCGACATGGGTTTCGCGCTCGACGGTGACGATCGCCAGTCGGCCATCTCCATGGCGGTCGCGATCGTCGCGGAAATGGCCAATGCCGCGACCCGCAAGGGCGTCAGCACCTCGGAATGGAATCTGCTCAAATCCGCGGTGCAATGGACGATCGACAGCGGACGGGCCGAGGCCGGGATTGATGCGGTCCGGGACTGGCTCGGCGCCTATCCCACTTATGCCACAAGCGACCTCGACAAAGTCGACCATCTCATCCCCGCCGCCCGCGAACTCGCCTTCAACCTCCGCGATTTCGCCAGTTCGGGCGCCTATGGCCATTATTTCAACGGTCCCTCGACCTTTGACATTTCCGCCGATGAATTTGTCGTGCTCGAACTTGAGCGCCTCAAAGCCATGCCCGATCTCTTCAATGTGATCGTGATGGTGGTGGTGAACGCGGTCACGCAGGAACTCTATCTGTCCGCACGCGATCGGCCCCGCTTTGTCCTGTGCGATGAGGCCGCCCAGTTCATGACCCGGACCGACGGGCAGGATCTTTCCCGCCTCGCCGAGGTGTTCGGCCAGGGCTACCGGCGTGCGCGCAAATATCAGGGGAGCTTCGGCGTCGTCCTCCAATCGATGAACGATCTGCTGCTGTTCGGCGGGACCGGACAGGTGATCCTCGAAAATGCCGCCACCCGTTTCCTGCTTCAAGGGTCAACCTATGACCGGGCGGTCGAGAACAAGATCCTCGACTATTCGGGCTTCGTTCTCGATCTGTTGAAGTCGGTCCGCAACAATAAGCCCAACTATTCGGAAGTCTTCATCGACTCGCCGCTGGGTCTGGGCATCGCCCGGCTCGTCGTCGATCCCTTCTCCTACTGGATCAACACCAGCGCGCCGCAGGAGGTCGCCGCCTTCGAGGCGCGGCTGCGCAGGGGTATGTCGCCCCTCGAAGCGGTCTGCGATCTGGCCGGCGTCGATCCGACCGAAATCCTGGGGCCCAGCTCTAGCGGGGAGCAGCTCTGA
- a CDS encoding TraU family protein, with product MKLRLLARMAPLTLALAAGGASAPVHASKCEAGTIFNPITKVRWNCILPITIGGVRVGSFDKLDKELDAQSASKPLCACRKGATFWFGVKVSFWSPNRMIDVVTEPGCMMALGADLLPTGGRLQGSQSSMADGTNSQKLFAQMHYYISPVWKMLDMFTDLPCIEDDGFDVAMITEVLPTWQSGTLGAIIQPEGILFGNPAAGLACMADSAAAAAGKVIDPLFWCMGSWGATYPVAGDIHFGDSVEAWAGLAARGTFMMGRLGALTISSADGCSFKAQPIWTKSRYKLQIMEPVKGGKCVNIGRPGALWSSAKHAPGKDNAQFMSFEKVICCAGVSTP from the coding sequence ATGAAGCTGAGGCTCCTCGCTCGCATGGCGCCGCTCACACTGGCTCTCGCCGCCGGCGGCGCCTCTGCGCCAGTCCACGCCTCCAAATGCGAGGCCGGCACCATCTTTAATCCCATCACCAAGGTGCGCTGGAACTGCATCTTGCCGATCACCATTGGCGGCGTGCGGGTCGGCAGTTTCGACAAGCTCGATAAGGAACTGGATGCCCAGTCGGCCTCCAAGCCGCTGTGCGCCTGCCGCAAGGGCGCAACCTTCTGGTTCGGGGTGAAGGTGAGCTTCTGGTCGCCCAACCGGATGATCGACGTGGTCACCGAGCCGGGTTGCATGATGGCGCTCGGGGCCGATCTCCTCCCCACCGGCGGCAGGCTTCAGGGCAGCCAGTCCTCCATGGCCGACGGCACCAACAGCCAGAAGCTGTTCGCGCAGATGCATTATTACATCTCGCCGGTCTGGAAGATGCTCGACATGTTCACCGACCTCCCTTGCATCGAGGATGACGGGTTCGACGTCGCCATGATCACCGAAGTACTGCCGACCTGGCAGTCCGGGACATTGGGCGCGATCATTCAGCCCGAGGGCATTCTGTTTGGCAATCCCGCGGCCGGCCTCGCCTGCATGGCCGACAGCGCTGCGGCGGCGGCAGGAAAGGTCATCGACCCGCTCTTCTGGTGCATGGGAAGTTGGGGCGCCACTTATCCGGTCGCGGGCGACATCCATTTTGGCGACAGCGTCGAAGCTTGGGCAGGCCTTGCTGCCAGAGGCACGTTCATGATGGGGCGCCTGGGTGCGCTCACCATCAGTTCTGCCGATGGCTGCTCCTTCAAGGCCCAGCCGATCTGGACCAAGAGCCGCTACAAGCTCCAGATCATGGAGCCGGTCAAGGGCGGCAAATGCGTCAATATCGGTCGACCGGGCGCGCTCTGGTCCTCGGCCAAACATGCGCCGGGCAAGGATAATGCCCAGTTCATGTCGTTTGAAAAGGTGATCTGTTGCGCCGGGGTATCCACCCCATGA
- a CDS encoding TraB/VirB10 family protein — MSGGDNQGSGDEGANNRGTSGGNPAQRPDAPRKHAGMQGYSRPPKKGDAAENDDAQSVPLRGPALLDLKTRWAALSARQQLRARQAGVGVVIAMFGYGLYTASSGSKDEAPAAPAASRLDMGAGLRGDSLETKVRGDLKKILDGQALLGDRVTAIEEGKIAPGARSSTDAADGDLPSAMPGDIPAFPPSPSAHELNSADGSLPPPPVPSALPAPPAPPVERQVGSIGTATAALTADAGDKGANGVKKKTRTIYLPPGFMKARLLTGIDALASRDATSNPEPLIARVQAPAVLPNDVKANLSGCFVIGNATGSLAKERVEVQLVSLSCVDFDERSVVDQPIKGFFVDTDGKKGLSGRVVTRAGAALARSFIAGTISGMSQSVENTFGDTSVSALGTVRSLDAGDAAKSGIAGGLSKSSDKLTDFYLDLARQAGPIVEVGAAKDVVVVIQEGVALEIKPTAGSKF, encoded by the coding sequence ATGAGCGGCGGCGACAATCAAGGCTCCGGTGACGAGGGCGCGAATAACAGGGGAACCAGCGGCGGCAATCCTGCCCAGCGCCCCGACGCACCGCGCAAACATGCCGGGATGCAGGGCTATTCCCGCCCGCCCAAGAAAGGCGACGCCGCAGAGAATGACGACGCGCAAAGCGTGCCACTGCGCGGCCCCGCACTCCTTGACCTGAAAACCCGGTGGGCGGCCCTTAGCGCCCGCCAGCAGCTGCGCGCCCGCCAGGCCGGCGTCGGGGTCGTCATCGCGATGTTTGGCTACGGCCTTTATACCGCCTCGAGCGGGTCAAAGGATGAGGCGCCGGCGGCACCGGCGGCATCGCGCCTCGACATGGGTGCCGGCCTGCGCGGCGACAGCCTCGAGACCAAGGTGCGCGGAGATCTGAAGAAGATTCTCGACGGCCAGGCGCTGCTGGGCGACCGGGTGACCGCGATCGAGGAAGGCAAGATCGCTCCAGGTGCGCGATCCTCGACGGACGCCGCAGACGGCGACCTCCCCAGCGCCATGCCCGGCGACATCCCGGCCTTCCCACCTAGCCCCAGCGCGCATGAACTCAACAGCGCTGACGGCAGCCTGCCACCGCCGCCCGTGCCGTCTGCCCTTCCCGCGCCGCCCGCTCCGCCGGTGGAACGCCAGGTCGGCTCGATCGGGACCGCCACCGCCGCGCTCACCGCCGACGCGGGCGACAAAGGAGCGAATGGCGTTAAAAAAAAGACCCGGACGATCTATTTGCCGCCTGGTTTCATGAAGGCCCGGCTGCTGACCGGGATCGACGCGCTGGCGAGCCGGGACGCGACCTCGAACCCGGAACCGCTGATCGCCCGCGTCCAGGCGCCCGCCGTGCTGCCCAATGACGTCAAGGCGAACCTTTCGGGCTGCTTCGTCATCGGCAACGCGACCGGCAGCCTTGCCAAGGAACGGGTCGAGGTACAGCTCGTCTCCCTCTCCTGCGTCGACTTCGACGAACGCTCGGTCGTCGACCAGCCGATCAAGGGCTTCTTCGTCGATACCGACGGGAAGAAGGGGCTGTCGGGCCGCGTCGTCACCCGCGCCGGCGCCGCGCTCGCCCGCAGCTTCATTGCCGGCACGATCTCAGGCATGAGCCAGAGCGTCGAGAACACCTTTGGCGACACTTCGGTCTCCGCGCTCGGCACCGTCCGGTCGCTCGATGCGGGCGACGCGGCCAAATCCGGCATCGCCGGCGGCCTTTCCAAATCCTCCGATAAGCTCACCGACTTCTATCTCGATCTCGCCCGCCAGGCCGGTCCCATCGTCGAGGTGGGCGCGGCCAAGGATGTGGTGGTGGTGATCCAGGAGGGCGTTGCCCTCGAAATCAAGCCGACAGCGGGAAGCAAATTCTGA
- a CDS encoding type IV conjugative transfer system protein TraL produces MDERLPQFLHKPVQILWFDAQEFIVVVSSIFVAVIVGGYVGWSLLGVLLLFIPWKRTKPRGFMPHLAWRWGLLKLPRYPGPTQTRFCE; encoded by the coding sequence GTGGACGAGAGACTTCCCCAATTTCTGCACAAGCCGGTCCAGATCCTCTGGTTCGACGCGCAGGAGTTCATCGTCGTGGTGTCCTCCATCTTCGTCGCCGTGATCGTCGGCGGATATGTGGGCTGGTCGCTCCTCGGCGTCCTTCTCCTCTTCATTCCCTGGAAGCGGACCAAGCCGCGCGGCTTCATGCCGCATCTCGCCTGGCGCTGGGGGCTGCTCAAGCTCCCCCGCTACCCCGGTCCGACCCAGACCCGTTTTTGCGAGTAA
- a CDS encoding conjugal transfer protein TraW: MTAEPCFPDRSRHVLIGALMLALACAETATAATSTIGRTWPIAEPDAMAEIEARAAKAPSFASQLGPRSTWSALRAANLGQAKVDRVRSLVPFYTIEDEIRLPDGRLLYPKGFTFNPLDYVSLPQRLVIVHPRDLGWALKQARFTDFILLTAGDALDLSERSGRPLFILEERVKERLGLTVAPVIVAQQGKKLVLTEYAPIRAAGGSARP, from the coding sequence ATGACCGCTGAGCCATGCTTCCCTGACCGCTCGCGTCACGTCCTCATCGGCGCGCTGATGCTCGCCCTTGCCTGCGCGGAGACGGCAACGGCTGCAACCTCGACCATCGGTCGGACCTGGCCGATTGCCGAGCCCGACGCCATGGCTGAGATCGAGGCCCGCGCCGCCAAAGCACCCAGCTTCGCCTCACAGCTCGGTCCGCGGTCGACCTGGTCGGCGCTCCGCGCTGCAAATCTTGGGCAGGCCAAGGTAGACCGGGTCCGCAGTCTAGTACCCTTTTACACGATAGAGGACGAAATCCGCCTGCCCGATGGTCGGCTGCTCTATCCCAAGGGCTTTACCTTCAACCCGCTCGACTATGTGTCGCTGCCCCAGCGCCTCGTCATCGTCCATCCCCGCGATCTTGGCTGGGCATTGAAGCAGGCGCGGTTCACCGATTTCATCCTGCTGACAGCGGGCGATGCGCTGGACCTTTCCGAGCGCAGCGGACGGCCGCTCTTCATTCTGGAGGAACGGGTCAAGGAACGGCTCGGTCTCACGGTCGCGCCGGTGATCGTCGCCCAGCAGGGCAAGAAGCTCGTCCTCACCGAATATGCGCCGATCCGCGCCGCGGGCGGGAGCGCGCGGCCATGA
- a CDS encoding TraE/TraK family type IV conjugative transfer system protein produces MFGRSSARERSDPLLDKPASFGIHRYLQGSSNLFEENRLLKFSIAGLFGITAVLGIALYTTSQNQRTIVVPFGAGGDLYVTGGKPSPAYLRTMTRNIVALSGTYSALSADRQFQELLSIVHPTAYNGIRDSLNAILDELANNPTLSIATYIRPDQPVTWTDRQIQVPVEKVRVIGGVIRKFRGNLRIRYTIDAGRFWLLSLAEENFDAELR; encoded by the coding sequence ATGTTCGGCAGATCATCCGCCCGAGAGCGCAGCGACCCCTTGCTGGACAAGCCGGCGAGCTTCGGCATCCATCGTTATCTTCAGGGTTCCTCGAATCTTTTCGAAGAGAACCGCCTCCTCAAATTCTCGATTGCAGGCCTGTTCGGCATCACCGCGGTCTTGGGGATCGCCCTCTACACGACGAGCCAGAACCAGCGGACGATCGTCGTGCCGTTCGGTGCTGGCGGCGATCTTTATGTAACGGGCGGCAAGCCCTCGCCCGCCTATCTGCGCACCATGACGCGCAATATCGTAGCGCTCTCGGGCACCTATTCCGCGCTCTCGGCCGACCGGCAGTTCCAGGAGCTGCTCAGCATCGTCCATCCGACCGCCTATAACGGCATCCGCGATAGCCTGAACGCAATTCTCGACGAGCTCGCCAACAATCCGACGCTCTCGATTGCGACCTATATCCGGCCCGACCAGCCCGTCACCTGGACCGATCGTCAAATTCAGGTGCCGGTCGAGAAGGTCCGCGTCATCGGCGGCGTCATCCGCAAGTTCCGCGGCAATCTGCGCATCCGATACACGATCGATGCCGGACGCTTCTGGCTCCTGTCTCTAGCCGAGGAAAATTTCGATGCCGAACTTCGGTAA
- a CDS encoding TraV family lipoprotein, with product MPLLSFTTASYVRRAGAPLLMLASLPACTAVGSVMSPYPEKFSCKNSNHGQCIHPERAYEDAVASAVSRSDPRVTNDSKMLKGSAAAAPATAGRARSKAATPYLGYRDSVYRELQGLVEAPVTPMLRPGRTIRTLILPYADRERPDRLYMPRYVYSILDKPQWAVGDYLVSPVNPAARVPVLEQVKAKPASTETSELPAPPQEQPREEGQ from the coding sequence ATGCCGCTCCTCTCGTTCACGACAGCTTCGTATGTGCGCCGCGCAGGCGCCCCGCTGCTGATGCTCGCCTCCCTGCCAGCCTGCACCGCGGTCGGGTCGGTGATGTCGCCCTATCCTGAAAAGTTCAGCTGCAAGAATAGCAACCATGGCCAGTGCATCCACCCCGAGCGCGCCTATGAGGATGCAGTCGCCAGCGCCGTCTCGCGCTCTGATCCCAGGGTCACGAACGACAGCAAGATGCTGAAGGGCAGCGCCGCCGCAGCGCCCGCAACGGCGGGACGCGCCAGGAGCAAGGCTGCCACGCCTTATCTGGGCTATCGCGACAGCGTCTATCGCGAGCTTCAGGGGCTGGTCGAAGCGCCGGTGACACCGATGCTGCGGCCCGGCCGCACGATCCGCACGCTCATCCTTCCCTATGCCGACCGGGAACGGCCCGACCGGCTCTACATGCCGCGCTATGTCTATTCGATCCTCGACAAACCCCAATGGGCGGTCGGCGATTATCTGGTGAGCCCCGTCAATCCAGCGGCCCGCGTGCCGGTTCTGGAACAGGTAAAGGCCAAGCCCGCGTCGACGGAGACGAGCGAACTTCCCGCGCCGCCTCAGGAACAGCCGCGGGAGGAGGGCCAATGA
- a CDS encoding type-F conjugative transfer system secretin TraK produces MPNFGKRLCAPAALIAACLPVPTFAQAIMALPDQTSSIRLSNRDINHLVCQGGEIEDVKFSAEKAIAVEKAGADAWVKFLVRESDDAGQMTRSFVTTPSEFFVTCNGAIYPLYAEPSDIPAQTVTLSPGARQQARANGELLGPLVEEERAVSITLSMLQDRVPASFTEMAVSPRPIVFIAAPALRVVERRRIAIEGTGLSASEYWIEASADTEIDERLFLDTAMGARIFSVTLDRLSLRAGESARLILLRRGDAL; encoded by the coding sequence ATGCCGAACTTCGGTAAACGCCTTTGCGCGCCCGCGGCGCTCATTGCCGCCTGTCTTCCGGTTCCGACATTCGCGCAGGCCATCATGGCCCTGCCCGACCAAACGAGTAGCATCCGTCTCTCCAACCGGGACATCAACCATCTCGTCTGCCAGGGCGGCGAGATCGAGGACGTCAAATTCTCGGCCGAGAAGGCGATTGCGGTCGAGAAGGCTGGCGCAGACGCCTGGGTCAAGTTCCTTGTCAGGGAAAGCGACGACGCGGGCCAGATGACCCGCAGCTTCGTTACCACGCCTTCGGAATTTTTCGTGACCTGCAACGGCGCGATCTATCCGCTCTATGCCGAGCCCTCCGACATTCCTGCCCAAACCGTGACGCTTTCGCCGGGTGCCCGCCAGCAGGCCCGCGCCAATGGCGAATTGCTGGGGCCGCTGGTCGAGGAAGAGCGCGCAGTGTCCATAACCCTCTCGATGCTGCAGGATCGGGTGCCGGCGAGCTTTACCGAGATGGCTGTCTCGCCACGGCCCATCGTTTTCATCGCCGCGCCCGCGCTGCGCGTTGTTGAGCGCCGACGCATTGCGATCGAGGGCACGGGGCTTTCGGCTTCCGAATATTGGATCGAGGCAAGCGCCGACACCGAGATCGACGAGCGGCTGTTCCTCGACACCGCCATGGGCGCGCGAATCTTCAGCGTTACTCTTGATCGCCTGTCGCTGCGCGCTGGCGAGAGCGCCCGCCTTATCCTACTGCGCCGGGGAGACGCGCTATGA